From a region of the Oncorhynchus tshawytscha isolate Ot180627B linkage group LG14, Otsh_v2.0, whole genome shotgun sequence genome:
- the LOC121839165 gene encoding nascent polypeptide-associated complex subunit alpha, muscle-specific form-like: protein MHQIVERKAAPSSSILSPKQLHPQPQAATSSAPNSSIISPKQLHRQPQTAPSSAPSSSILSTKQLHSQPQAAPSSAPNSPSHSLKQPHSQPQTTQFSAPNSPASAPNSPASAPNSPILIPKQPQPCLKPKQPHPQPKQPHPQTQTDPPQPHTASPQPHTAPPQPQTAPPSAPNLPASTPTSPILSPKQPHPQPQTALPQPHKAPPKPQTAPSSAQNSLSPATAPSSAPPQPHLSPKQPQPKPQTAPSSAPNSPIIIPKQPSLSPKQPHPQPQTPTSSAPNRPILSPKQPASALNSPILSPKQPRLSPKQPHPQPQKPRLTPNSPILSPKQPRLSPTQPRLSPKQPHPQPQTASASPQPCLSPKQPQPQPQTAPSSAPNSPILNPKQPCLSPKQPKQPRLSPKQPQPQPQTASSPNSCSSVPSSLSPKQPRLSPKQPHPQPQTAPSSAKTAPSSAPNSPASAPNSPILSPKQPRLSPKQPQPQPQTTPLSAPNSFSPASAQNSPIISPKQPQPQPQTASAPNSVSPIQPQLQTAAPQSQAASGPNSPASVPSSPSLSPKQPQPQTASAPNSLSPKEPQPQTAPASAPNSPSLSPKHPQGEY, encoded by the exons ATGCATCAGATAGTGGAGAGGAAGGCAG CCCCAAGCAGCTCCATTCTCAGCCCCAAGCAGCTCCATCCTCAGCCCCAAGCAGCTACATCCTCAGCCCCAAACAGCTCCATTATCAGCCCCAAGCAGCTCCATCGTCAGCCCCAAACAGCTCCATCCTCAGCCCCAAGCAGCTCCATCCTCAGCACCAAACAGCTACATTCTCAGCCCCAAGCAGCTCCATCCTCAGCCCCAAACAGCCCCAGCCACAGCCTAAAACAGCCCCATTCTCAGCCCCAAACCACCCAATTCTCAGCCCCAAACAGCCCCGCCTCAGCCCCAAACAGCCCCGCCTCAGCCCCAAACAGCCCCATCCTTATTCCCAAACAGCCTCAGCCCTGCCTCAAACCCAAACAGCCCCATCCTCAACCCAAACAGCCCCATCCTCAGACCCAAACAGACCCGCCTCAGCCCCACACAGCCTCGCCTCAGCCCCACACAGCCCCGCCTCAGCCCCAAACAGCCCCACCCTCAGCCCCAAACCTCCCTGCCTCAACCCCAACCAGCCCCATCCTCAGCCCCAAACAGCCCCATCCTCAGCCCCAAACAGCCCTGCCTCAGCCCCACAAAGCCCCGCCTAAGCCCCAAACAGCCCCATCCTCAGCCCAAAACAGCCTCAGCCCCGCTACAGCCCCTTCCTCAGCCCCGCCACAGCCCCACCTCAGCCCCAAACAGCCCCAGCCTAAGCCCCAAACAGCCCCATCATCAGCCCCAAACAGCCCCATCATCATCCCCAAAcagcccagcctcagccccaaacAACCCCATCCTCAGCCCCAAACACCCACGTCCTCAGCCCCAAACCGCCCCATCCTCAGCCCCAAACAGCCCGCCTCAGCCCTAAACAGCCCCATCCTCAGCCCCAAACAGCCCCGCCTCAGCCCCAAACAGCCCCATCCTCAGCCCCAAAAGCCCCGCCTCA CCCCAAACAGCCCCATCCTCAGCCCCAAACAGCCCCGCCTCAGCCCCACACAGCCCCGCCTCAGCCCCAAACAGCCCCATCCTCAGCCCCAAACAGCCTCAGCCTCGCCACAGCCCTGCCTCAGCCCCaaacagccccagcctcagccccaaacAGCCCCATCATCAGCCCCAAACAGCCCCATCCTCAACCCCAAACAGCCCTGCCTCAGCCCCAAGCAGCCCAAGCAGCCCCGCCTCAGCCCCAagcagccccagcctcagccccaaacAGCCTCATCCCCAAAcagctgctcctcagtcccaagCAGCCTCAGTCCCAAACAGCCACGCCTCAGCCCCAAACAGCCCCATCCTCAGCCCCAAACAGCCCCATCCTCAGCCAAAACCGCCCCATCCTCAGCCCCAAACAGCCCCGCCTCAGCCCCAAACAGCCCCATCCTCAGCCCCAAACAGCCCCGCCTCAGCCCCaaacagccccagcctcagccccaaacAACCCCATTATCAGCCCCAAACAGCTTCAGCCCCGCCTCAGCCCAAAATAGCCCCATCATCAGCCCCaaacagccccagcctcagccccaaacAGCCTCAGCCCCAAACAGCGTCAGCCCCATTCAGCCTCAGCTGCAAACAGCCGCGCCTCAGTCACAAGCAGCCTCAGGCCCAAACAGCCCCGCCTCAGTCCCAagcagccccagcctcagccccaaacAGCCTCAGCCTCAAACAGCCTCAGCTCCAAACAGCCTCAGCCCCAAAGAGCCCCAGCCCCaaacagccccagcctcagccccaaacagccccagcctcagccccaagCACCCCCAGGGCGAGTACTGA